A single Cryptococcus deuterogattii R265 chromosome 2, complete sequence DNA region contains:
- a CDS encoding short-chain dehydrogenase, producing MSTPRKIAVILGAGPGLATSVASLLTPTHSLVLLSRSLPGSLSSLPLPKIDPSNILAIYSDGSPDSLKTAFEEMDKKWPDAKVDVGIYNVNAKFDLRGFLEKSEGDLRTGLEAGVVTGWNFAQAVIPRFLANPAPSTLSSQDKASREARGTLLFTGATMSLKAGAQFSSLAPGMFARRALAQSLAREFGPQGVHVAHVIIDAVMDTPPVRQWMGEDKDGKRMKTNEAAQVYLDVINQKRSAWTHEIDLRPDVEKW from the coding sequence ATGTCCACACCTCGTAAGATCGCAGTTATCCTTGGCGCAGGGCCTGGTCTGGCAACGTCTGTCGCATCCCTACTCACGCCCACGCACtctcttgttctcctttctcGATCACTCCCTggttctctttcttccctccctcttcccaagaTTGACCCTTCAAACATCCTTGCCATCTATTCCGACGGCTCTCCAGACTCTCTGAAGACTGCttttgaggagatggacaagAAATGGCCCGATGCCAAGGTGGATGTCGGAATCTACAACGTAAATGCAAAATTCGACTTGAGGGGGTTCTTGGAAAAGTCGGAAGGGGATTTGAGAACTGGACTAGAAGCTGGTGTGGTGACCGGATGGAACTTTGCCCAAGCCGTCATCCCTCGCTTCCTGGCCAATCCTGCTCCGTCAACCTTGTCATCTCAGGACAAGGCATCTCGAGAAGCACGCGGTACACTTCTCTTTACGGGAGCAACCATGTCACTCAAAGCAGGTGCCCAGTTTTCATCCCTTGCGCCTGGGATGTTTGCTCGTCGTGCGCTGGCTCAATCCCTCGCTCGTGAATTTGGTCCACAGGGCGTGCATGTAGCACATGTGATTATTGATGCGGTCATGGATACACCTCCTGTGCGGCAATGGATGGGTGAAGATAAGGATGgcaagaggatgaagacgaacGAAGCGGCACAAGTGTATTTGGATGTGATCAACCAGAAGAGGTCGG
- a CDS encoding arginine-tRNA-protein transferase, whose translation MKASPTILCPYGYSHGTCGYCSPPGERSRKKESSKYGMIAKQLSPQYYQMLMDRGWRRSGNYVYHPDMARTCCPQYTIRLDAFNFKSNKKQKQVVNRFNRYLEQGIKPGEQMVVEGQKESGKRGKGKAGKGKANGSSRDVVSEVHAFEIGYGREGDAIHRFETKIVPAKATEEVFKMYKTYQISVHHDKPEDVTMRGFDRFLCSGPLIVTPIKYEDEEAGRKGVQEGRLPENYGPYHLLYKVDGELIAISVLDITPLGVSSVYCIWNPDWAWASLGKLTALYEVSLARWLGAAGAGKEFGDTGVKWVYMGYWVPDCQKMKYKSEYAPSYLLDPGTNVFHELTPDLETYLVNHPRGYFPFKDIEAAVKKSQTKKPDAPSVPKSPIIVASNKIGPEGDQDSDEEGEPGHLPTPPPPGFANPAAISEKDVDEVLVLLSLRKGYFAEKQLFQISELEFIDRDYVRETIRQMLAAVGKAWIANEHDRVAGAAAEKGILFLG comes from the exons ATGAAGGCCTCTCCAACTATCCTCTGCCCCTATGGCTACTCCCACGGAACTTGTGGCTATTGTAGTCCTCCGGGCGAAAGAAGCCGCAAGAAAGAATCAAGTAAATATGGAA TGATCGCAAAGCAACTGAGCCCTCAG TACTATCAAATGCTAATGGACAGGGGCTGGCGTCGATCTGGCAATTATGTCTACCA CCCCGACATGGCCCGCACCTGTTGTCCACAATACACTATCCGCCTTGATGCTTTCAATTTCAAATCCAACAAGAAACAAAAGCAAGTCGTGAACCGGTTTAACCGTTACCTCGAACAAGGCATAAAGCCAGGCGAGCAAATGGTCGTTGAAGGGCAGAAAGAGAGTGGTAAgaggggaaaggggaaagcggggaaaggaaaagcaaacGGAAGCAGTAGAGACGTTGTCTCAGAGGTCCACGCGTTTGAGATAGGGTACGGTAGAGAGGGCGATGCTATCCATCGGTTCGAG ACTAAGATTGTACCTGCAAAAGCTACTGAAGAAGTTTTCAAGATGTACAAGACTTACCAGATAAGCGTACATCATGACAAGCCTGAAGATGTCACCATGAGGGGATTCGACCGTTTCCTATGCTCTGGTCCGTTGATTGTAACACCTATCAAatacgaagatgaagaagcaggaaggaaaggggtgcaagaaggaaggttgCCAGAGAATTATGGCCCTTACCATCTCT TGTACAAGGTTGATGGCGAGCTTATTGCCATATCTGTGCTTGACATAACGCCCCTTGGGGTATCTTCAGTATATTGCATCTGGAATCCTGACTGGGCATGGGCAAGCCTCGGTAAACTCACTGCTCTCTATGAAGTCAGCCTCGCAAGATGGCTCGGCGCTGCCGGGGCCGGCAAAGAGTTTGGCGATACGGGTGTAAAGTGGGTGTATATGGGGTATTGGGTACCGGATtgccagaagatgaagtacAAGTCGGAGTACGCCCCAAGCTATTTGCTGGACCCT GGTACGAATGTGTTCCATGAGTTGACCCCCGATCTTGAAACCTATCTGGTCAATCACCCAAGAGGATACTTCCCTTTTAAAGATATCGAGGCTGCGGTGAAAAAGTCACAAACGAAGAAGCCAGATGCGCCATCCGTTCCAAAATCACCCATTATCGTCGCTTCAAACAAGATCGGCCCTGAAGGCGACCAAGATTcggatgaggaaggtgaaCCGGGTCATTTACCTACACCTCCTCCGCCAGGATTTGCCAACCCTGCAGCCATTTCTGAGAAAGACGTAGACGAGGTGCTGGTTTTGCTGAGTTTGCGGAAAGGCTATTTTGCTGAAAAACAGTTGTTCCAAATATCA GAACTGGAATTTATTGATCGCGATTATGTACGCGAGACCATCAGGCAGATGTTGGCCGCAGTGGGCAAAGCGTGGATTGCGAATGAACATGATAGGGTCGCAGGAGCGGCGGCGGAGAAGGGGATCCTGTTTCTTGGGTAG